A genome region from Clupea harengus chromosome 7, Ch_v2.0.2, whole genome shotgun sequence includes the following:
- the LOC105891684 gene encoding 39S ribosomal protein L41, mitochondrial isoform X1, with the protein MLFHCDFDRRSALMGLLSTLTRGLIRGADRMSAFTSKRGPKSNYKGRGARPAGRLTCSGKFVPVREMIPEFVVPSLQGFNLKPYVSYRAPGGTEPALTTEMLFNQTVAPHIKRDIEEGTFDKNNLEKYGLDPEQKGKLFKLHPKNFVR; encoded by the exons AT GTTATTTCACTGTGACTTTGACAGACGCTCTGCACTGATGGGGTTGTTGTCAACACTGACGCGTGGGCTGATCAGGGGCGCCGACCGAATGTCTGCGTTCACTAGCAAGCGCGGCCCGAAGTCCAACTACAAAGGGAGAGGAGCAAGACCAGCGGGCCGTCTGACCTGCAGTGGGAAGTTTGTTCCCGTGAGGGAGATGATTCCGGAGTTTGTCGTGCCCTCTCTGCAGGGGTTTAACCTCAAGCCGTACGTGTCGTACCGCGCCCCTGGGGGAACGGAGCCCGCCCTCACCACGGAGATGTTATTCAACCAGACTGTAGCCCCACACATTAAAAGGGACATCGAAGAAGGCACGTTTGATAAGAACAACCTGGAGAAATATGGCCTTGACCCTGAACAAAAGGGGAAACTATTCAAACTGCATCCCAAAAACTTTGTTCGCTAA
- the LOC105891684 gene encoding 39S ribosomal protein L41, mitochondrial isoform X2, producing MGLLSTLTRGLIRGADRMSAFTSKRGPKSNYKGRGARPAGRLTCSGKFVPVREMIPEFVVPSLQGFNLKPYVSYRAPGGTEPALTTEMLFNQTVAPHIKRDIEEGTFDKNNLEKYGLDPEQKGKLFKLHPKNFVR from the coding sequence ATGGGGTTGTTGTCAACACTGACGCGTGGGCTGATCAGGGGCGCCGACCGAATGTCTGCGTTCACTAGCAAGCGCGGCCCGAAGTCCAACTACAAAGGGAGAGGAGCAAGACCAGCGGGCCGTCTGACCTGCAGTGGGAAGTTTGTTCCCGTGAGGGAGATGATTCCGGAGTTTGTCGTGCCCTCTCTGCAGGGGTTTAACCTCAAGCCGTACGTGTCGTACCGCGCCCCTGGGGGAACGGAGCCCGCCCTCACCACGGAGATGTTATTCAACCAGACTGTAGCCCCACACATTAAAAGGGACATCGAAGAAGGCACGTTTGATAAGAACAACCTGGAGAAATATGGCCTTGACCCTGAACAAAAGGGGAAACTATTCAAACTGCATCCCAAAAACTTTGTTCGCTAA
- the LOC122128493 gene encoding diphthine methyltransferase-like isoform X2 translates to MAWKSRTRSLQVFDTELSADTVEWCPVPQWHHILACGTYQLQKGQDGAVEESATPNRIGRLYLFRFQQQGALCPPLTELQRIDTPAILDVKWCHVPVSGQPLLGMATATGELQLHLLQDTQDGLCGLDKVSSTELGPDRLALSLDWSTGRGDSAIRVVSSDSKGCVNVLGLTETSLTALSQWKAHDFEAWIAAFSYWDTQIIYSGGDDCKLKGWDLRIGPSCPTFTSKRHSMGVCSIHSNPHREHILATGSYDEHVLLWDGRNMRRPLSESAIGGGVWRLKWHPAHDHLLLAACMHNDFHILHCQEAMEGSEGPCPILASYVLHNSLAYGADWSRVSLDSPPPASPQGSGEPSRLQPAVGGHLRIQYESPTACFDTSLEDEMGRYIPEPTPQPDPRSVAPPTPALDSPSVSCLLASCSFYDHMLHVWRWDWSPKEGGTEAGQDRTGQDQATGNTAAAAEQDQDTGNTAVAAVL, encoded by the exons ATGGCGTGGAAATCAAGAACTCGCAGCTTGCAGGTATTTGACACCGAGTTGAGTGCTGACACGGTTGAATGGTGTCCTGTTCCCCAGTGGCACCATATTCTAGCATGTGGGACCTACCAGTTACAGAAAGGCCAAGATGGG GCAGTTGAAGAGTCGGCCACGCCAAATAGGATCGGTCGATTATATCTGTTCCGCTTTCAACAACAAGGAGCATTGTGTCCCCCTCTGACTGAACTTCAACGCATTGACACGCCAGCCATACTAGATGTAAAATG GTGCCATGTACCAGTGTCCGGACAACCACTTTTGGGCATGGCAACAGCCACTGGGGAACTACAGCTTCACTTGCTGCAAGACACACAG GATGGACTCTGTGGTCTGGATAAAGTATCAAGCACAGAGCTGGGTCCTGACAGGCTTGCACTCTCTTTGGACTGGTCTACAGGGAGAGGTGACAG TGCAATCCGTGTGGTGTCTAGTGACTCTAAAGGCTGTGTTAATGTTCTGGGCCTGACTGAGACGAGCCTGACCGCTCTGTCCCAGTGGAAAGCCCATGACTTTGAAGCTTGGATAGCAGCCTTCAGCTACTGGGACACACAGATTATTTACTCCG GTGGGGACGATTGCAAACTGAAAGGCTGGGATCTTAGGATAGGTCCCTCCTGTCCCACCTTCACCAGCAAGAG gcactCCATGGGCGTTTGTAGTATCCACAGCAACCCTCACCGCGAACACATCCTGGCGACGGGCAG CTACGACGAGCACGTGCTGCTGTGGGACGGACGGAACATGCGGCGGCCGCTCAGCGAAAGCGCCattgggggaggggtgtggcgCCTGAAGTGGCATCCTGCCCACGACCACCTGTTGTTGGCAGCCTGCATGCACAACGACTTCCACATACTCCACTGTCAGGAGGCCATGG AGGGCAGTGAAGGACCTTGCCCTATCCTGGCCTCCTATGTCTTACACAACTCCCTAGCCTACGGGGCAGACTGGTCCCGCGTGTCTCTGGACAGCCCTCCCCCGGCGTCCCCTCAGGGGTCAGGTGAACCCAGCCGGCTCCAGCCAGCAGTGGGAGGCCACCTCAGGATCCAGTACGAGTCCCCCACGGCCTGCTTCGACACCTCCCTAGAGGACGAGATGGGGCGCTACATCCCCGAGCCCACCCCCCAGCCAGACCCGCGTTCAGTGGCGCCCCCCACACCTGCACTGGACTCTCCCTCGGTCTCCTGCCTGCTGGCCAGCTGCTCCTTCTACGACCACATGCTGCACGTGTGGCGCTGGGACTGGAGCCCAAAGGAGGGTGGGACCGAGGCAGGGCAGGACCGGACAGGGCAGGACCAGGCTACTGGGAACACTGCCGCCGCCGCAGAGCAGGACCAGGATACTGGGAACACTGCCGTCGCCGCTGTACTGTGA
- the LOC122133037 gene encoding protein PAXX-like encodes MDPSTIRKQFFFTVSDKTDGSKYLCYTHDCAAALNIGVTDAVDVWRARITDENKAQLLKHYSLKSTEDCITKLRSSCGRGNAFVSVELDQVVLHLGPSPTDMTMTMTKLTDVDGKVELKDLLFRMTDCLSHWQGTEGGQVLYSPGKNSHKRTNDFEPRRLQSGNGSSTGVRKRLPGDSLINPGTRSKRPATGVAFDDDTDDL; translated from the exons ATGGATCCAAGTACTATCAGAAAACAGTTTTTCTTCACAGTGTCAGATAAAACAGACGGATCAAAGTATTTATGCTACACTCACGACTGCGCCGCTGCTTTAAACATAGG AGtgactgatgctgtagatgttTGGAGAGCAAGGATCACTGATGAGAATAAGGCCCAACTT CTGAAGCACTATTCGTTGAAATCAACAGAGGACTGCATTACGAAATTGAG ATCCTCATGTGGTCGTGGAAATGCTTTTGTGTCCGTGGAGTTGGACCAGGTGGTCCTCCATCTTGGGCCATCACCAACAGACATGACCATGACCATGACCAAACTCACTGATGTCGATGGGAAAGTGGAGCTGAAGGATCTTCTATTTAGGATGACTGACTGCTTGAGTCATTGGCAGGGCACTGAAG GAGGTCAGGTATTGTACAGCCCCGGGAAGAACTCTCACAAGAGAACTAATG ACTTTGAGCCCCGAAGACTACAGAGCGGTAATGGCTCATCCACAGGGGTCCGCAAGCGCCTTCCTGGAGACTCTTTGATCAACCCAGGAACCAGAAG cAAGCGACCTGCAACTGGTGTGGCTTTTGATGATGACACTGATGACCTGTAA
- the pnpla7b gene encoding LOW QUALITY PROTEIN: patatin-like phospholipase domain-containing protein 7 (The sequence of the model RefSeq protein was modified relative to this genomic sequence to represent the inferred CDS: deleted 2 bases in 2 codons), whose amino-acid sequence EIRDRVQRFVEDQMQTTMWTGALIGAAVVTSFIAIIVCLLYRRRKAQEAQAGTPHYRFRKRDKVLFYGRKIMRQVQTLSSPPANGPVSRQRTRKRTKVLSIARKILRIPQSCPTLQPREPPPSVLEADLTEFDVQNSHLPSEVLYMLKNVRLLGHFEKPLFLELCRHMVFVELQQGEVLFRPGDMDDSIYVVQSGRLELRIHESDGTDPVVKVVLQGDSVHSLLSLLDVITGHPAPYKTVSARAATPSTILRLPASAFISVFEKYPDTLVRVVQIIMVRLQRVTFLALHNYLGLTTELFNPESQAIPLESVASVLGESSLRRQSQTLSAEDIALRERGVTKPTDQQSDAESGKPAPSDSPSSIFRKSRSLSTPAENSNPEDSASEINKAPERSIMKEIHSASSVPNKSIRKKSVTLQSMPSAVFHYTSSSSHVHSSTKVNMIFQAAKKDLLKVIQLQDPSLLEGRVSMRQVKAGTVLASQGEQDVSVLFIISGALHVYQHMIDREEDSCLFVAHPGELVGHLSVLTGEPLIFSVRANRDCSFLSISKAHFYEIMRAEPRMVTNVAHIVVRRVSPFVRQIDFALDWMAVEAGRAVYRQGDESDSTFIVLSGRLRSVIMKDDGKKELAGEYGRGDLIGVVEALTHQKRATTVHAVRDSELAKLPEGALNSIKRIYPQVVTRLIHLLGKKILGNMQQGNGPLTAHGAGLQTPASKWDAGNPASNLSTVTILPASDEVPLTTFTLELQHALQAIGPTLLLTSDIIRQQLGAAALDSVHEYRLSSWLGQQEDLHRIVLYQTDTGLTPWTQRCLRQADSILIVGLGEGEPTVGELERMLEGSAVRAQKQLVLLHREDGPAPTGTVEWLNMRSWISRHQHLVCPRRVFSKRSLPKLRELYQRVFQKPADPHSDFSRLARVLTGNAIALVLGGGGARGCSQIGIIKAMIESGIPIDLVGGTSIGSLMGALYAEDRSTSRMKGRAREWSMEMTSMFKKILDLTYPVTSMFSGASFNNGISAIFKGKQIEDMWLPYFNITTDITASCMRVHTDGSLWRYIRASMSLSGYLPPLCDPKDGHLLMDGGYINNLPADVARSMGAKVVIAVDVGSRDERDLTNYGDALSGWWLLWNRLNPFSHGVRVLNMAEIQTRLAYVCCVRQLDLVKNSEYCEYIRPPIDRYGTLDFGKFDEIADVGYQHGKTVFSVWQRSGVVEQILKDWHQEEFHKSKKSNVLTCPNASFTDLAEIVSRIEPAVKQPALDADESEYQTDYDEMLSDFDFSEHTEDETADTGDTDEDMGLRLPRYRLADPTSSFLGS is encoded by the exons GAAATCCGAGATCGGGTGCAGCGCTTTGTGGAGGACCAGATG CAGACCACTATG TGGACCGGTGCTCTAATTGGTGCAGCAGTGGTCACCTCCTTTATCGCCATCATCGTGTGTTTACTGTACAGAAGACGAAAGGCCC AGGAAGCGCAAGCAGGGACGCCGCATTATCGCTTCAGGAAAAGGGACAAAGTGCTTTTCTATGGCCGTAAAATTATGAGACAA GTACAGACTCTATCCTCTCCCCCCGCCAATGGTCCAGTTTCCCGGCAGCGCACTCGCAAGAGAACTAAAGTCCTCTCGATAGCACGCAA AATCCTACGCATTCCGCAATCCTGCCCCACCCTACAGCCCAGAGAGCCCCCTCCCTCGGTGCTGGAGGCTGACCTCACCGAGTTCGACGTCCAGAACTCTCACCTGCCCTCCGAGGTCCTGTACATGCTCAAAAACGTCAG GCTTCTGGGTCACTTTGAGAAGCCTCTGTTCCTGGAGCTGTGCCGACACATGGTGTTCGTGGAGCTGCAGCAGGGGGAGGTCCTCTTCCGGCCCGGCGACATGGACGACAGCATCTACGTGGTGCAGAGCGGACGC CTGGAGCTGCGCATCCACGAGAGC GATGGCACAGATCCTGTGGTGAAGGTGGTCCTGCAAGGAGACAGCGTCCACAGCCTGCTTAGTCTCCTAGATGTCATCACT GGCCATCCGGCCCCTTACAAAACAGTGTCAGCCCGAGCTGCTACCCCCTCCACCATCTTGCGCTTGCCTGCATCCGCCTTCATCTCTGTCTTTGAGAAATACCCAGATACTCTTGTTCGCGTCGTACAG ATCATCATGGTGCGTCTGCAGAGGGTGACGTTCCTGGCTCTGCACAACTACCTGGGCCTgaccactgagctcttcaaccCA GAGAGCCAGGCCATCCCGCTGGAGTCCGTGGCCAGTGTGCTGGGAGAGTCCAGCCTGCGCAGACAATCGCAGACCCTTAGCGCAGAGGACATAGccctgagggagaggggggtcaCCAAGCCCACTGACCAGCAGAGTGACGCAG AGAGTGGAAAACCTGCGCCGTCAGACAGCCCATCTTCTATTTTCAGGAAgtcccgctctctctccactcccgcAGAAAACTCCAACCCAG AAGATTCAGCATCTGAGATCAACAAAGCGCCTGAACGGTCCATAATGAAGGAGATTCATTCTGCAAGTTCTGTCCCTAACAAG tccatccGGAAGAAGAGTGTGACCCTGCAGTCCATGCCCTCGGCCGTGTTCCACTACACCTCGAGCTCCTCTCACGTCCACAGCAGCACCAAAGTCAACATGATCTTCCAGGCGGCCAAGAAAGACCTGCTCAAGGTCATCCAACTCCAG GACCCCAGCTTGCTGGAGGGAAGGGTGTCCATGAGGCAAGTCAAAGCAGGCACTGTGCTGGCCAGCCAAGGGGAGCAG GACGTCAGCGTGCTGTTCATCATCTCGGGGGCGCTGCATGTGTACCAGCACATGATCGACCGCGAGGAGGATAGCTGCCTGTTCGTGGCGCACCCTGGGGAACTGGTCGGCCACCTGTCCGTGCTCACCGGCGAGCCGCTCATCTTCTCCGTGCGAGCCAACCGCGACTGCAGCTTCCTCAGCATATCTAAGGCCCACTTCTACGA GATCATGCGTGCTGAGCCCAGAATGGTGACGAACGTTGCCCACATAGTGGTACGCAGGGTCTCCCCCTTCGTGCGGCAGATTGACTTCGCCCTGGACTGGATGGCCGTGGAGGCCGGCAGGGCGGTCTACAG aCAGGGGGATGAGTCAGACAGCACGTTTATTGTTCTGAGTGGGCGTCTGCGCTCCGTCATCATGAAGGATGATGGGAAGAAGGAGCTGGCTGGAGAGTACGGCCGCGGTGACCTCATTGGGGTG GTGGAGGCGCTCACGCACCAGAAGCGGGCCACCACGGTGCACGCCGTCAGAGACTCGGAGCTGGCCAAGCTGCCTGAGGGGGCGCTCAACTCCATCAAGAGGATCTACCCACAG GTGGTGACTCGTCTCATTCACCTGCTGGGCAAGAAGATCCTGGGGAATATGCAGCAGGGCAACGGACCCCTGAcag CTCACGGCGCGGGCCTCCAAACTCCGGCCAGTAAATGGGACGCAGGGAACCCGGCTTCAAACCTGTCCACCGTCACCATCCTGCCTGCGTCCGACGAGGTGCCCCTGACCACCTTCACCCTCGAGCTCCAGCACGCCCTCCAGGCCATAG GTCCCACTCTGCTCCTCACCAGTGACATCATTAGACAGCAGCTGGGTGCAGCAGCACTGGACAG TGTGCATGAGTATCGGCTGTCCAGCTGGCTGGGTCAGCAGGAGGACCTCCACCGCATCGTGCTCTACCAGACGGACACCGGCCTGACGCCCTGGACCCAGCGATGCCTCCGCCAGGCCGACAGCATCCTCATCGTGGGCCTGGGAGAGGGGGAGCCCACCGTGGGAGAG CTGGAGCGGATGCTGGAGGGCAGTGCGGTGCGAGCCCAGAAGCAGCTGGTGCTGCTGCACCGTGAGGACGGGCCTGCGCCCACGGGCACTGTGGAGTGGCTCAACATGAGGAGCTGGATCTCCAGACACCAGCACCTCGTCTGCCCACGCCGCGTCTTCTCCAAGAGGAGCCTGCCCAAACTG CGAGAGCTGTACCAGAGAGTGTTCCAGAAGCCGGCCGACCCCCACTCGGACTTCTCCCGGCTGGCGAGGGTTCTGACGGGCAACGCCATCGCCCTGGTGCTGGGCGGCGGAGGTGCCAG GGGCTGCTCTCAGATTGGCATCATTAAGGCCATGATCGAGTCGGGCATCCCCATAGACCTGGTGGGAGGCACCTCCATCGGCTCCCTGATGGGGGCGCTGTATGCCGAGGACAGGAGCACCAGCCGCATGAAGGGTCGGGCGCGGGAGTGGTCCATG GAGATGACCTCCATGTTCAAGAAGATTCTCGACCTGACGTACCCAGTGACCTCCATGTTCTCAGGAGCCTCCTTCAACAACGGCATCAGTGCCATTTTCAAAGGCAAACAGATTGAG GATATGTGGCTGCCATACTTTAACATCACCACAGACATCACGGCCTCTTGTATGCGTGTGCACACTGATg GCTCTCTCTGGAGGTACATACGTGCCAGCATGTCCCTCTCTGGCTACCTGCCACCCCTCTGCGACCCCAAAGACGGTCACTTACTCATGGACGGAGGGTACATCAACAATCTGCCAG CTGACGTGGCGCGCTCCATGGGTGCCAAGGTGGTGATCGCCGTAGATGTGGGCAGCCGCGACGAGAGGGACCTGACCAACTACGGCGACGCGCTGTCTGGCTGGTGGCTGCTGTGGAACCGACTCAACCCCTTCTCACACGGCGTGCGC GTGTTGAACATGGCTGAGATCCAGACGCGTCTGGCCTACGTGTGCTGCGTGCGTCAGCTGGATTTGGTGAAGAACAGCGAGTACTGCGAGTACATCCGGCCGCCCATCGACCGCTACGGCACACTGGATTTCGGCAAGTTTGATGAGATCGCA GATGTGGGCTACCAGCACGGGAAGACGGTGTTCAGCGTGTGGCAGCGCAGCGGGGTGGTGGAGCAGATTCTGAAGGACTGGCACCAGGAGGAGTTCCACAAGAGCAAGAAGAGTAAC GTGCTCACCTGCCCCAATGCGTCCTTCACTGATCTGGCAGAGATTGTGTCTCGGATAGAGCCGGCCGTCAAGCAGCCTGCCCTAGATG CAGATGAATCGGAGTACCAGACTGACTATGACGAGATGCTCTCCGACTTCGACTTCAGCGAGCACACTGAGGATGAGACAGCCGACACAGGAGACACA
- the LOC122128493 gene encoding diphthine methyltransferase-like isoform X1 has translation MAWKSRTRSLQVFDTELSADTVEWCPVPQWHHILACGTYQLQKGQDGAVEESATPNRIGRLYLFRFQQQGALCPPLTELQRIDTPAILDVKWCHVPVSGQPLLGMATATGELQLHLLQDTQDGLCGLDKVSSTELGPDRLALSLDWSTGRGDSSAIRVVSSDSKGCVNVLGLTETSLTALSQWKAHDFEAWIAAFSYWDTQIIYSGGDDCKLKGWDLRIGPSCPTFTSKRHSMGVCSIHSNPHREHILATGSYDEHVLLWDGRNMRRPLSESAIGGGVWRLKWHPAHDHLLLAACMHNDFHILHCQEAMEGSEGPCPILASYVLHNSLAYGADWSRVSLDSPPPASPQGSGEPSRLQPAVGGHLRIQYESPTACFDTSLEDEMGRYIPEPTPQPDPRSVAPPTPALDSPSVSCLLASCSFYDHMLHVWRWDWSPKEGGTEAGQDRTGQDQATGNTAAAAEQDQDTGNTAVAAVL, from the exons ATGGCGTGGAAATCAAGAACTCGCAGCTTGCAGGTATTTGACACCGAGTTGAGTGCTGACACGGTTGAATGGTGTCCTGTTCCCCAGTGGCACCATATTCTAGCATGTGGGACCTACCAGTTACAGAAAGGCCAAGATGGG GCAGTTGAAGAGTCGGCCACGCCAAATAGGATCGGTCGATTATATCTGTTCCGCTTTCAACAACAAGGAGCATTGTGTCCCCCTCTGACTGAACTTCAACGCATTGACACGCCAGCCATACTAGATGTAAAATG GTGCCATGTACCAGTGTCCGGACAACCACTTTTGGGCATGGCAACAGCCACTGGGGAACTACAGCTTCACTTGCTGCAAGACACACAG GATGGACTCTGTGGTCTGGATAAAGTATCAAGCACAGAGCTGGGTCCTGACAGGCTTGCACTCTCTTTGGACTGGTCTACAGGGAGAGGTGACAG cAGTGCAATCCGTGTGGTGTCTAGTGACTCTAAAGGCTGTGTTAATGTTCTGGGCCTGACTGAGACGAGCCTGACCGCTCTGTCCCAGTGGAAAGCCCATGACTTTGAAGCTTGGATAGCAGCCTTCAGCTACTGGGACACACAGATTATTTACTCCG GTGGGGACGATTGCAAACTGAAAGGCTGGGATCTTAGGATAGGTCCCTCCTGTCCCACCTTCACCAGCAAGAG gcactCCATGGGCGTTTGTAGTATCCACAGCAACCCTCACCGCGAACACATCCTGGCGACGGGCAG CTACGACGAGCACGTGCTGCTGTGGGACGGACGGAACATGCGGCGGCCGCTCAGCGAAAGCGCCattgggggaggggtgtggcgCCTGAAGTGGCATCCTGCCCACGACCACCTGTTGTTGGCAGCCTGCATGCACAACGACTTCCACATACTCCACTGTCAGGAGGCCATGG AGGGCAGTGAAGGACCTTGCCCTATCCTGGCCTCCTATGTCTTACACAACTCCCTAGCCTACGGGGCAGACTGGTCCCGCGTGTCTCTGGACAGCCCTCCCCCGGCGTCCCCTCAGGGGTCAGGTGAACCCAGCCGGCTCCAGCCAGCAGTGGGAGGCCACCTCAGGATCCAGTACGAGTCCCCCACGGCCTGCTTCGACACCTCCCTAGAGGACGAGATGGGGCGCTACATCCCCGAGCCCACCCCCCAGCCAGACCCGCGTTCAGTGGCGCCCCCCACACCTGCACTGGACTCTCCCTCGGTCTCCTGCCTGCTGGCCAGCTGCTCCTTCTACGACCACATGCTGCACGTGTGGCGCTGGGACTGGAGCCCAAAGGAGGGTGGGACCGAGGCAGGGCAGGACCGGACAGGGCAGGACCAGGCTACTGGGAACACTGCCGCCGCCGCAGAGCAGGACCAGGATACTGGGAACACTGCCGTCGCCGCTGTACTGTGA